One window from the genome of Streptomyces cadmiisoli encodes:
- a CDS encoding MASE1 domain-containing protein: MAAVVGTEDLCRPVVFALLTSAVAVGYYASGRLGLLRQLAVEGAVVTPIWPPTGVAVACLLILGLRASLGIALGALLVLMSLTVLRPSSIAILLGNTAAPVCGYLLLRKVGFRTDLARLRDGLALVFLAALSAMAVSATVGAGLLILDGKLGAGDFWLVWMAWWVGDAMGVLIVTPVLLLLHGLRRPPPLARWKEALLLAVIACVVVPLATRASISMLFLVYPLLIWVVLRFRLAGSMLCALFASVMATVSATDGVGPFAGLTPVEVMIKLQAFNGSMALTALLLSAVITEQRNTRRSVERACQELAEVLEHLTAGDTLPGGRRPLDEGRRGEPGVK; encoded by the coding sequence ATGGCTGCTGTGGTGGGTACCGAGGATCTCTGCCGGCCAGTCGTCTTCGCCCTCCTGACGTCGGCGGTCGCCGTCGGCTACTACGCGTCGGGACGACTGGGCCTGCTGCGGCAGCTCGCCGTCGAGGGCGCGGTGGTCACGCCCATCTGGCCGCCCACCGGCGTCGCGGTGGCCTGTCTGCTGATCCTCGGACTGCGTGCCTCGCTCGGCATCGCCCTCGGTGCCCTGCTCGTCCTGATGTCCCTCACCGTCCTGCGGCCCTCGTCGATCGCCATCCTGCTGGGCAACACGGCCGCTCCCGTCTGCGGATATCTCCTGCTGCGCAAGGTGGGCTTCCGTACCGACCTCGCCCGACTGCGGGACGGGCTGGCGCTGGTCTTCCTGGCGGCGCTGAGTGCCATGGCGGTGAGCGCGACCGTGGGAGCCGGTCTCCTCATCCTCGACGGGAAGCTCGGCGCGGGTGACTTCTGGCTGGTGTGGATGGCGTGGTGGGTGGGCGACGCGATGGGGGTCCTGATCGTCACCCCGGTCCTGCTACTGCTGCACGGGCTGCGCCGGCCGCCGCCCCTGGCGCGCTGGAAGGAGGCCCTGCTCCTGGCCGTCATCGCCTGCGTCGTCGTACCGCTCGCCACCCGCGCCTCCATCAGCATGCTGTTCCTCGTCTACCCGCTGCTGATCTGGGTGGTGCTGCGCTTCCGGCTCGCGGGCAGCATGCTGTGCGCGCTCTTCGCCTCGGTCATGGCCACGGTCTCGGCGACGGACGGCGTCGGACCCTTCGCGGGGCTCACCCCCGTGGAAGTGATGATCAAGCTCCAGGCCTTCAACGGGTCGATGGCCCTCACCGCCCTGCTGCTGTCGGCCGTGATCACCGAGCAGCGCAACACCAGACGGTCGGTGGAGCGGGCCTGCCAGGAACTGGCGGAGGTGCTGGAGCACCTCACCGCGGGTGACACCCTGCCCGGCGGTCGCCGCCCCCTGGACGAGGGGCGGCGCGGCGAGCCGGGGGTGAAGTGA
- a CDS encoding diacylglycerol/lipid kinase family protein, which translates to MGSTASERLHRKQVWAARGALASAAAAALLPLAGGGVRGVLLLVVGLAGLIVTVAALWWVLSRRGVVRAGAALLAAVAPISVVVLFVWESMVWVIAVSGLLWCAAVWSGRYALRSTGLRQGRTKEYRTPSPKRPFLLLNPRSGGGKVEKFALREKAEELGARVVLLDPERHQDVAALAREAVADGADLLGVAGGDGTQALVAAVAAEHDLPFLVISAGTRNHFALDLGLDRDDPATCLDALTDGVELRVDLCFAGDHPFVNNASFGVYGTVVQSPGYRDDKVGTALDLLPDLLTRRRGARLTAHADGTTFADPQAVLVSNNPYRVDDPLGFGRRQRLNSGRMGVLAVKVDSAVEAAELLLDPHGFGAVTAREVIIDADEAELEVGLDGEAATLATPVRCRIARRALRVRVPRERPGVPDLPPRLDWRRLRKLAATVSRTAVPHRSGHTYRPPRDENRPAA; encoded by the coding sequence ATGGGATCGACGGCGAGTGAGCGGTTGCACCGCAAGCAGGTCTGGGCCGCCAGGGGTGCCCTGGCGTCGGCCGCCGCGGCGGCCCTGTTGCCGCTGGCCGGTGGTGGCGTGCGGGGGGTGCTGCTGCTCGTCGTCGGGCTGGCGGGTCTCATCGTGACGGTCGCCGCGTTGTGGTGGGTGCTCTCGCGCCGCGGGGTCGTCCGCGCCGGGGCCGCCCTGCTGGCCGCCGTCGCGCCGATCAGCGTCGTCGTGCTGTTCGTCTGGGAGAGCATGGTGTGGGTGATCGCGGTCTCCGGGCTGCTGTGGTGCGCGGCGGTCTGGAGCGGCCGGTACGCCCTGCGCAGTACGGGCCTGCGGCAGGGGAGGACCAAGGAGTACCGCACACCGTCCCCGAAGCGGCCCTTTCTGCTGCTGAACCCGCGCTCCGGGGGCGGCAAGGTGGAGAAGTTCGCCCTGCGGGAGAAGGCCGAGGAGCTCGGGGCGCGGGTCGTCCTGCTGGATCCGGAGCGGCACCAGGACGTGGCCGCCCTCGCGCGGGAAGCCGTCGCGGACGGGGCCGACCTGCTGGGCGTCGCGGGCGGGGACGGCACCCAGGCCCTGGTCGCCGCCGTGGCCGCCGAGCACGACCTGCCGTTCCTGGTGATCTCCGCGGGCACCCGCAATCACTTCGCCCTCGACCTCGGCCTGGACCGCGACGACCCCGCCACCTGCCTGGACGCCCTCACCGACGGCGTCGAACTCCGCGTGGACCTGTGCTTCGCCGGCGACCACCCGTTCGTCAACAACGCTTCCTTCGGTGTGTACGGCACGGTCGTGCAGAGCCCCGGCTACCGGGACGACAAGGTGGGGACCGCGCTGGACCTGCTGCCCGACCTGCTGACCCGTCGGCGCGGGGCGCGTCTGACCGCGCACGCCGACGGCACCACGTTCGCCGATCCGCAGGCCGTCCTGGTGAGCAACAATCCCTACCGCGTCGACGACCCCCTCGGGTTCGGCCGGCGCCAGCGCCTGAACTCCGGGCGGATGGGCGTGCTCGCGGTGAAGGTGGACAGCGCCGTCGAGGCGGCCGAACTGCTGCTGGACCCCCACGGGTTCGGCGCGGTCACGGCCCGCGAAGTGATCATCGACGCCGACGAGGCGGAACTGGAGGTCGGCCTGGACGGCGAGGCGGCCACGCTGGCCACCCCCGTCCGCTGCCGCATCGCACGCCGGGCGCTGCGGGTACGGGTCCCGCGCGAGCGGCCGGGCGTCCCCGACCTGCCGCCCCGCCTGGACTGGCGCCGTCTGCGCAAGCTCGCGGCCACGGTGAGCCGGACGGCCGTGCCCCACCGCTCCGGACACACCTACCGCCCGCCGCGGGACGAGAACCGGCCGGCCGCCTGA
- a CDS encoding acyltransferase family protein: MSDAVEAVERAVPRTRAAATGAAAGSAKQRDAFFDNAKYLAIVLVAIGHAWEPLRSESRTVTALYMIVYSFHMPAFIVISGYFSRSFEATPGRIKRLLTGVALPYVVFEVAYTLFTRWADNEPDRSFSLLDPLYLTWFLAALFVWRLTTPIWRVVRWPLPIALGVAMLATLTPSIGKDLDLQRLLQFLPYFVLGLCLKPEHFQLVRRRAVRLAAVPVFACALVVAYWAVPRMNYAWFFHRTSAEQLAAPSWYGPVMTLALFGCSAVLTACFLAWVPGRNMWFTALGAGTLYGYLLHGFGMQTVNHYHVYDNAWLHRPLGEITVTIVAAIVVTLLCTAPVRRAFRFVMEPKMDWAFRRTPSVPEQRRSG, translated from the coding sequence GTGAGTGACGCCGTAGAGGCAGTGGAACGCGCGGTCCCACGTACGCGGGCGGCGGCCACCGGGGCCGCCGCGGGGTCGGCCAAGCAGCGGGACGCGTTCTTCGACAACGCCAAGTATCTGGCGATCGTGCTGGTGGCGATAGGTCACGCGTGGGAGCCGCTGCGCAGCGAGAGCCGCACCGTCACCGCGCTGTACATGATCGTCTACTCGTTCCACATGCCGGCGTTCATCGTGATCTCCGGGTACTTCTCGCGCAGCTTCGAGGCGACCCCGGGACGGATCAAGCGCCTGCTGACAGGTGTCGCCCTGCCGTACGTCGTCTTCGAGGTGGCGTACACCCTCTTCACGCGCTGGGCGGACAACGAGCCGGACCGGTCGTTCAGCCTGCTGGACCCGCTGTATCTGACGTGGTTCCTCGCGGCGCTGTTCGTCTGGCGCCTGACCACCCCGATCTGGCGGGTCGTGCGGTGGCCGCTGCCGATCGCGCTGGGCGTCGCCATGCTCGCCACCCTCACGCCGTCCATCGGCAAGGACCTGGACCTTCAGCGCCTGCTCCAGTTCCTGCCGTACTTCGTGCTGGGCCTGTGCCTGAAGCCGGAGCACTTCCAGCTGGTGCGCCGCCGCGCGGTGCGCCTGGCGGCCGTGCCGGTCTTCGCGTGCGCCCTCGTCGTGGCGTACTGGGCGGTCCCGCGGATGAACTACGCGTGGTTCTTCCACCGCACCAGCGCGGAGCAGCTCGCGGCGCCCTCCTGGTACGGCCCGGTGATGACGCTGGCCCTGTTCGGCTGCTCGGCCGTCCTGACGGCGTGCTTCCTGGCCTGGGTGCCCGGACGGAACATGTGGTTCACCGCACTCGGCGCCGGCACGCTGTACGGCTACCTGCTGCACGGCTTCGGCATGCAGACCGTGAACCACTACCACGTGTACGACAACGCCTGGCTGCACCGCCCGCTCGGCGAGATCACCGTGACGATCGTCGCCGCGATCGTGGTGACCCTGCTGTGCACGGCACCGGTGCGGCGGGCCTTCCGGTTCGTCATGGAGCCGAAGATGGACTGGGCGTTCCGGCGGACCCCGTCCGTGCCGGAGCAGCGGCGTTCCGGATAA
- a CDS encoding glyceraldehyde-3-phosphate dehydrogenase has product MTVNEDSFTNWKHREEIAESMIPIIGKLHRERDVTVLLHSRSLVNKSVVSILKTHRFARQFAGEELSVTRTLPFLQALTTLDLGPSQIDLGMLATAYQADDRGLSVEEFTAQAVAGAMGADRIDRREGRDVVLYGFGRIGRLVARLLIEKAGSGNGLRLRAIVVRGGGDQDIVKRASLLRRDSIHGQFQGTITVDEENSTILANGNEIKVIYADDPSEVDYTAYGIKDAILIDNTGKWRDREGLSKHLRPGVDKVVLTAPGKGDVPNIVHGVNHDTIKPDEQILSCASCTTNAIVPPLKAMDDEFGVLRGHVETVHSFTNDQNLLDNYHKSERRGRSAPLNMVITETGAASAVAKALPDLEARITGSSIRVPVPDVSIAILNLQLARETDRQEVLDHLRDVSLTSPLRRQIDFITAPDAVSSDFIGSRHASIVDAGATKVEGDNAILYLWYDNEFGYSCQVIRVVQYVSGVEYPTYPAPVH; this is encoded by the coding sequence GTGACTGTCAATGAAGACTCGTTCACCAACTGGAAGCACCGCGAGGAGATCGCGGAGTCGATGATCCCGATCATCGGGAAGCTGCACCGCGAGCGGGACGTCACCGTCCTGCTGCACAGCCGCTCCCTGGTGAACAAATCGGTCGTCAGCATCCTGAAGACCCATCGGTTCGCCCGGCAGTTCGCCGGTGAGGAACTCTCGGTCACCCGGACGCTGCCCTTCCTCCAGGCCCTGACCACGCTCGATCTCGGTCCCTCCCAGATCGACCTCGGCATGCTCGCCACGGCGTACCAGGCCGACGACCGGGGCCTGTCCGTCGAGGAGTTCACCGCTCAGGCGGTCGCCGGGGCGATGGGCGCCGACAGGATCGACCGGCGGGAGGGCCGGGACGTCGTCCTCTACGGCTTCGGCCGTATCGGCCGGCTCGTGGCCCGGCTGCTGATCGAGAAGGCGGGCTCCGGCAACGGGCTGCGCCTGCGGGCCATCGTCGTGCGCGGCGGCGGTGACCAGGACATCGTCAAGCGGGCCTCGCTGCTGCGCCGGGACTCCATCCACGGCCAGTTCCAGGGCACGATCACCGTCGACGAGGAGAACAGCACCATCCTCGCCAACGGCAACGAGATCAAGGTGATCTACGCCGACGACCCCTCGGAGGTCGACTACACGGCGTACGGCATCAAGGACGCCATCCTGATCGACAACACCGGCAAGTGGCGTGACCGCGAGGGGCTCTCGAAGCACCTGCGCCCGGGTGTCGACAAGGTCGTGCTGACCGCGCCCGGCAAGGGCGACGTCCCGAACATCGTGCACGGCGTCAACCACGACACCATCAAGCCGGACGAGCAGATCCTGTCCTGCGCCTCCTGCACCACCAACGCGATCGTCCCGCCGCTGAAGGCGATGGACGACGAGTTCGGCGTGCTGCGCGGACACGTGGAGACCGTCCACTCGTTCACCAACGACCAGAACCTGCTGGACAACTACCACAAGTCCGAGCGCCGGGGCCGCTCCGCGCCGCTCAACATGGTCATCACCGAGACCGGCGCCGCCTCCGCCGTGGCCAAGGCGCTGCCCGACCTCGAGGCGAGGATCACCGGCAGCTCGATCCGGGTCCCGGTGCCGGACGTCTCGATCGCGATCCTCAACCTCCAACTCGCCCGCGAGACCGACCGCCAGGAGGTCCTCGACCATCTGCGCGACGTGTCGCTGACCTCGCCGCTGCGGCGCCAGATCGACTTCATCACCGCGCCCGACGCGGTCTCCAGCGACTTCATCGGGTCCCGCCACGCCTCGATCGTCGACGCCGGCGCCACCAAGGTCGAGGGCGACAACGCCATCCTCTACCTCTGGTACGACAACGAGTTCGGCTACTCCTGCCAGGTCATCCGGGTCGTCCAGTACGTGTCCGGAGTGGAGTACCCCACCTACCCGGCTCCTGTGCACTGA
- a CDS encoding PP2C family protein-serine/threonine phosphatase yields the protein MSRARPTDHGDELLARLDSLTAQARVQAELQRTRVELAIALQRGMLPRDLPDAPGFHLAVAYAPACYGLNVGGDWYDAFVLSDGRIGLSVGDVQGHNIEAAAFMGQIRVGLRALASVTGEPGDLLARTNDLILSLGGDLFATCTFIRLDPTTGVLESARAGHLPLIWATADGRSGIARDEGGPPLGVQAGTRYPVTRYRLTTGGVFILLTDGVVEGPTLSLEDGLDQVVRLAGVAAVAGMDAGELAAAVIKGAERVGHEDDAAVLVVGHDGLPVQP from the coding sequence ATGTCCCGCGCGCGCCCGACGGACCACGGCGACGAGCTGCTGGCCAGGCTCGACTCGCTCACCGCCCAGGCGCGCGTGCAGGCGGAACTCCAGCGGACCAGGGTGGAACTGGCCATCGCGCTCCAGCGCGGCATGCTGCCCAGGGATCTGCCCGACGCCCCCGGGTTCCACCTGGCGGTCGCCTACGCGCCCGCCTGCTACGGCCTGAACGTGGGGGGCGACTGGTACGACGCGTTCGTGCTGTCCGACGGGCGCATAGGGCTCTCCGTGGGTGACGTGCAGGGCCACAACATCGAGGCGGCCGCCTTCATGGGGCAGATCCGGGTCGGCCTGCGGGCGCTCGCCTCGGTCACCGGCGAGCCGGGCGACCTCCTCGCACGGACGAACGACCTCATCCTCTCCCTCGGCGGCGACCTGTTCGCCACCTGCACCTTCATACGGCTCGATCCCACCACGGGTGTGCTGGAGAGCGCGCGAGCCGGGCACCTGCCCCTCATCTGGGCCACGGCGGACGGCAGGTCCGGCATCGCCCGGGACGAGGGCGGACCGCCCCTCGGCGTGCAGGCCGGCACGCGGTACCCGGTGACCCGGTACCGGCTCACCACCGGCGGGGTGTTCATCCTGCTCACGGACGGTGTCGTGGAGGGGCCGACGCTGAGCCTGGAGGACGGGCTCGACCAGGTGGTTCGGCTGGCCGGCGTTGCCGCCGTGGCGGGCATGGACGCGGGCGAGCTCGCCGCCGCCGTGATCAAGGGTGCCGAGCGCGTGGGGCACGAGGACGACGCCGCCGTCCTGGTCGTCGGCCACGACGGGCTCCCGGTTCAGCCGTAG